One Aphidius gifuensis isolate YNYX2018 linkage group LG5, ASM1490517v1, whole genome shotgun sequence genomic region harbors:
- the LOC122856469 gene encoding poly(U)-specific endoribonuclease homolog: MPDDTQAENVIFFYLYLLISCAFAKKSSGGSRGSSSSSSSRRNSKTTSRPHTHTQTESRGPGWNVPDHSNSRPVGTPPPYSKYPASSTNYHQQSSNPSYNPPQTNKYQPSAPVDSGHYNTNNNPNRYNTHSSYPTQPPSNGYHAPPAYNAPPAYNAPPAYHAPAYHAPPAYQPYNPYHGHSSVPGAGYNPPVGHAPTTVYVQQGGSSGRPGIGQLAKEAFVYAGVSAGVNAAVNRILPGGISGHRHDTYYPPPQVASNGVVPTVTNTHIINNYYNNGTSVPAGEPAVQSAGQPAAQVNQPAVQPAIQPAIQPAVQPAQASAPPSVPSNDPTPAVVPIGAPENINNSQNSPPPAPPAPVFDENTFPSPSGANVTKTEVLQFTEDLFTNDKNNAYKYITMNLQGQKTDDSTKDDAPEPLLVVKDEAYEIPTIRNVVALHDSFALDVKAKEIQSPEKYKKINDLLESFIETDVMKKTMTFLSDKGFLPAGTQEYEFKDTLRGIWFALFKRTEGEAGSSGFETIFLAEKFDSEIIGMHNWIYYAKQEASKNMNYLGYIKETKLGTNGAIVKLRSSLNDVIQPVSSIFVGTSPELEMALYTMCFYVRPNVPCPIKLGGNEFIIISNAINYYGRDILISGFPEI, from the exons ATGCCTGATGATACCCAAGCtgagaa tgtaatttttttttatttgtatctaCTAATATCtt GTGCTTTTGCTAAAAAAAGTAGTGGTGGTAGTAGAGGTTCCAGTTCTTCAAGCAGTAGTCGTCGtaattcaaaaacaacatCAAGGCCACATACACATACTCAGACAGAATCCAGAG GACCAGGCTGGAATGTTCCTGATCACTCAAATTCACGACCAGTAGGAACACCCCCTCCTTATAGTAAATACCCTGCATCTTCGacaaattatcatcaacaatctAGTAATCCTAGTTACAATCCAcctcaaacaaataaatatcagcCATCAGCTCCAGTAGACTCTGGCCATTataataccaataataatCCTAATCGCTATAACACTCACTCTAGTTATCCAACACAACCACCCTCAAATGGTTACCATGCACCTCCCGCTTACAATGCACCACCCGCTTACAATGCACCTCCTGCCTATCATGCACCTGCCTATCACGCACCTCCTGCTTATCAACCATACAATCCTTACCATGGCCATTCATCTGTACCAGGAGCTGGATATAATCCTCCAGTTGGTCATGCACCTACAACAGTTTATGTCCAGCAAGGAGGATCATCTGGCAGACCAGGAATTGGTCAACTTGCCAAAGAGGCTTTTGTTTATGCTGGAGTTAGTGCTGGTGTAAATGCTGCAGTTAACAGAATTTTACCAGGTGGTATTTCAGGCCACAGACATGATACTTATTATCCACCACCACAAGTTGCTAGTAATGGCGTTGTACCAACAGTTACCAATACTcatataatcaataattattataacaatggTACTTCTGTACCTGCTGGTGAACCTGCAGTTCAATCTGCTGGTCAACCTGCTGCACAAGTTAATCAACCTGCAGTTCAACCTGCAATTCAACCTGCAATTCAACCTGCAGTTCAACCAGCTCAAGCTAGTGCTCCACCATCAGTGCCATCCAATGATCCCACACCAGCAGTTGTTCCTATTGGTGCtccagaaaatataaataatagtcaaAACTCACCACCACCTGCACCACCTGCACCagtatttgatgaaaatacatTTCCAAGTCCTTCAGGTGCAAATGTAACCAAAACTGAAGTTCTACAATTTACAGaagatttatttacaaatgataaaaacaatgCTTATAAATACATCACCATGAATCTTCAAGGACAAAAAACTGATGATTCTACTAAAGATGATGCACCAGAACc ATTGCTGGTGGTGAAGGATGAAGCTTATGAAATTCCAACAATTAGAAATGTTGTTGCACTTCATGATAGTTTTGCTCTTGATGTAAAAGCTAAAGAAATTCAAAGCCCTGAAAAATACAAGAAGATTAATGACTTGTTGGAATCATTTATTGAAACTGATGTCATGAAAAAAACCATGACATTTTTATCTGATAAAGGTTTCTTGCCAGCTGGAACTCAAGAATACGAATTTAAAGATACTCTTCGAGGAATTTGGTTTGCACTTTTCAAAAGAACAGAGGGTGAAGCTGGAAGTAGTGGTTTTGAAACAATTTTCTTAGCTGAAAAATTTGATTCTGAAATTATTGGTATGCATAATTGGATATACTATGCTAAACAAGAAGcttcaaaaaatatgaattatcttggatatataaaagaaacaaaattgGGAACa aaTGGAGCAATTGTCAAGTTGCGTTCTTCTTTAAATGATGTTATTCAACCAGTATCATCAATATTCGTTGGAACATCACCAGAATTAGAAATGGCTTTATATACAATGTGCTTTTATGTACGACCCAATGTACCATGTCCTATTAAACTTGGaggaaatgaatttattattatctccAATGCTATTAATTATTACGGAAGAGATATTCTTATTTCTGGTTTTccagaaatttaa
- the LOC122857758 gene encoding ER membrane protein complex subunit 4 translates to MSSKQGVKKFKWSLDFTHKNKHDRNTELQNPPGYTPSLALSHNMENSRENDSNHLIIKKSWDLALGPIKQVPMNLFIMFMAGNSISIFPIMMVGMLIIRPVKALFTVQQTFKVIEGNYVWGQKIVFFLGQVVNIALALYKCQSMGLLPTHASDWLAFVEPQSRIEYSGGGISYL, encoded by the exons atgtcatcaaAACAAGgagttaaaaaattcaagtggtCACTTGATTTTACCCACAA AAACAAACATGATAGAAATACAGAGCTACAAAATCCACCAGGTTATACACCGTCATTGGCACTGTCACACAATATGGAAAATTCACGTGAAAATGACTcaaatcatttgataattaaaaaatcatgggATTTAGCACTGGGTCCAATAAAACAAGTACCAatgaatttgtttattatgtttatgGCTGGTaattcaatatcaatatttccAATAATGATGGTTGGAATGTTGATTATTAGACCAGTTAAGGCATTATTTACTGTCCaacaaa CTTTTAAAGTCATTGAGGGCAACTATGTTTGGGgacaaaaaattgtatttttcctTGGTCAAGTTGTTAATATTGCACTTGCATTGTACAAATGTCAATCAATGGGTTTATTGCCAACACATGCATCTGATTGGCTTGCATTTGTTGAGCCACAATCAAGAATTGAATATTCCGGTGGTGGaattagttatttataa
- the LOC122857798 gene encoding E3 SUMO-protein ligase NSE2-like: protein MAELLAMGNDLLESCLKTATHAIVYSEGEVRDKTLEKLRKSVTLYCEFEEKMKNMQQFSQKYSNTAIENEDEMNKIIGEFTETANNSQVDLASNKHIKHFNQQVTAIIGSVGGPSNKDNSDESDDDLVLTQDEVNVVCPITKARMTEPMRNVRCGHVYDKIGVETMIGYNKRTKCPIVGCGNDEFLTMDDLQPDMVTRAVLDRNT, encoded by the exons ATGGCTGAATTATTAGCAATGGGAAATGATCTCTTGGAGAGTTGTCTTAAAACAGCAACACATGCAATTGTTTATTCAg AGGGTGAAGTACGTGATAAAACACTGGAAAAACTTCGCAAGAGTGTTACACTTTACTgtgaatttgaagaaaaaatgaaaaacatgcAACAATTTTCACAGAAATATTCAAACACAGcaattgaaaatgaagatgaaatgaataaaattattggg gAATTTACTGAAACTGCCAATAATTCACAAGTTGACCTTGCATCAAACAAACATATCAAGCATTTTAATCAACAAGTAACAGCAATAATTGGAA gtgTTGGAGGTCCAAGTAACAAGGATAATTCAGATGAATCTGATGATGATTTGGTTTTGACACAAGATGAAGTAAATGTCGTTTGTCCAATTACCAAAGCCAGAATGACTGAACCCATGAGAAACGTTCGTTGTGGAcatgtttatgataaaattggtGTTGAAACAATGATCGGTTACAATAAGCGAACaaa gtgTCCAATTGTTGGATGTGgcaatgatgaatttttaaccATGGATGATCTTCAACCAGACATGGTTACACGTGCTGTTCTTGACAGAAATACATAA
- the LOC122857796 gene encoding protein Abitram isoform X3 translates to MTNMLHKNIEEQKNEDLKITGDEFKFPEDNDITDMLENICMKKGLSTVADRYFTPYYRVNYQKLNDDICIRIHSNRICMISLAPSHPLFDKNCLIEKISFKVTDKVDRAENKISGKGKRGAQALQDNSNICIITCSNGDTWPIKCGINGKLIEVNEALLSDPNLIKKHPHEGGYFAIILPNIKLYESLKNSLMTDEQYQAILSDHEAKKKLIDDESHMQLKRSLEVCNVSRENKD, encoded by the exons atgacaaatatgttacataaaaatattgaagaacaGAAGAATGAAGATCTTAAAATTACAggtgatgaatttaaatttcctGAAGATAATGACATAACAGATATGCTAGAAAATATCTGTATGAAAAAAGGATTAAGTACTGTTGCTGATCGTTATTTTACACCGTATTATCGagttaattatcaaaaattaaatgatgatatttgTATTAGAATTCACAGCAATCGAATATGCATGATTTCTCTAGCTCCAAGTCATCCActgtttgataaaaattgtcttattgaaaaaataagcttTAAAGTAACAGATAAAGTTGACAgagctgaaaataaaatttcaggaAAAGGCAAACGTGGTGCTCAAGCTCTTCAAGATAATTCAAACATTTGTATAATAACATGTAGCAATGGAGATACTTGGCCAATTAAATGTGGtataaatggaaaattaattgaagttAATGAAGCACTTTTAAGTGatccaaatttaattaaaaaacatccTCATGAAGGTGGTtattttgcaattattttacctaatattaaattgtatgagagtcttaaaaattcattgatgaCTGATGAACAATATCAAGCAATTCTAAGTGATCatgaagccaaaaaaaaactcattgatGATGAATCACATATGCAATTAAAACGATCACTTGAAGTCTGTAATGTTTCAAGAGAAAACAAG GATTAa
- the LOC122857796 gene encoding protein Abitram isoform X1 produces the protein MTNMLHKNIEEQKNEDLKITGDEFKFPEDNDITDMLENICMKKGLSTVADRYFTPYYRVNYQKLNDDICIRIHSNRICMISLAPSHPLFDKNCLIEKISFKVTDKVDRAENKISGKGKRGAQALQDNSNICIITCSNGDTWPIKCGINGKLIEVNEALLSDPNLIKKHPHEGGYFAIILPNIKLYESLKNSLMTDEQYQAILSDHEAKKKLIDDESHMQLKRSLEVCNVSRENKWGEHLHVRRS, from the exons atgacaaatatgttacataaaaatattgaagaacaGAAGAATGAAGATCTTAAAATTACAggtgatgaatttaaatttcctGAAGATAATGACATAACAGATATGCTAGAAAATATCTGTATGAAAAAAGGATTAAGTACTGTTGCTGATCGTTATTTTACACCGTATTATCGagttaattatcaaaaattaaatgatgatatttgTATTAGAATTCACAGCAATCGAATATGCATGATTTCTCTAGCTCCAAGTCATCCActgtttgataaaaattgtcttattgaaaaaataagcttTAAAGTAACAGATAAAGTTGACAgagctgaaaataaaatttcaggaAAAGGCAAACGTGGTGCTCAAGCTCTTCAAGATAATTCAAACATTTGTATAATAACATGTAGCAATGGAGATACTTGGCCAATTAAATGTGGtataaatggaaaattaattgaagttAATGAAGCACTTTTAAGTGatccaaatttaattaaaaaacatccTCATGAAGGTGGTtattttgcaattattttacctaatattaaattgtatgagagtcttaaaaattcattgatgaCTGATGAACAATATCAAGCAATTCTAAGTGATCatgaagccaaaaaaaaactcattgatGATGAATCACATATGCAATTAAAACGATCACTTGAAGTCTGTAATGTTTCAAGAGAAAACAAG TGGGGGGAACATCTGCACGTGCGCAGAAGCTGA
- the LOC122857796 gene encoding protein Abitram isoform X2 — MTNMLHKNIEEQKNEDLKITGDEFKFPEDNDITDMLENICMKKGLSTVADRYFTPYYRVNYQKLNDDICIRIHSNRICMISLAPSHPLFDKNCLIEKISFKVTDKVDRAENKISGKGKRGAQALQDNSNICIITCSNGDTWPIKCGINGKLIEVNEALLSDPNLIKKHPHEGGYFAIILPNIKLYESLKNSLMTDEQYQAILSDHEAKKKLIDDESHMQLKRSLEVCNVSRENKIYL; from the exons atgacaaatatgttacataaaaatattgaagaacaGAAGAATGAAGATCTTAAAATTACAggtgatgaatttaaatttcctGAAGATAATGACATAACAGATATGCTAGAAAATATCTGTATGAAAAAAGGATTAAGTACTGTTGCTGATCGTTATTTTACACCGTATTATCGagttaattatcaaaaattaaatgatgatatttgTATTAGAATTCACAGCAATCGAATATGCATGATTTCTCTAGCTCCAAGTCATCCActgtttgataaaaattgtcttattgaaaaaataagcttTAAAGTAACAGATAAAGTTGACAgagctgaaaataaaatttcaggaAAAGGCAAACGTGGTGCTCAAGCTCTTCAAGATAATTCAAACATTTGTATAATAACATGTAGCAATGGAGATACTTGGCCAATTAAATGTGGtataaatggaaaattaattgaagttAATGAAGCACTTTTAAGTGatccaaatttaattaaaaaacatccTCATGAAGGTGGTtattttgcaattattttacctaatattaaattgtatgagagtcttaaaaattcattgatgaCTGATGAACAATATCAAGCAATTCTAAGTGATCatgaagccaaaaaaaaactcattgatGATGAATCACATATGCAATTAAAACGATCACTTGAAGTCTGTAATGTTTCAAGAGAAAACAAG atatatttatag
- the LOC122857762 gene encoding putative uncharacterized protein DDB_G0277255 isoform X2 — protein sequence MNKTQENLSITPMDDNQLIHSKESDLVNGPNPWLPAYGFQQSHFQSSADDDDDSRTNESTLVQQVDFLETILEETSDDLHSDSDKSGTTYWFGSDSETESVIHIKTAQKTSETNGSQSGSESNSVVPKKRRRKNKPGDFDNLNLIGWASPRSSRSSSSRSSSLVQFETLERTCATVSPSGYSYDSLELFTNNANLQNDNTSPDSLEADENDVSTTRFALNINKPNDFTKIRPYKSFESLDVCHKNNNELMSNNDFSSLMSQKTSNDLRGRRQNSWNDNYDDEDNEYEADSDDLDNSNQNSRVNNYYDDDDDEDDEDDDRPRVLQVTFGDSYSTSLDYRNTIDLRDIGIEKKKPGIILDLARTQIGSTSSGLHQSILNLAAASNMASNVTSYNHQRYGHHHHHHHHHHHHLHHHQQHHHHDNDDYNDNEDDNDNDDDPHYQKNELEQDWYTSYFNFRPQSLPSLASAFNEFTTQNNTKNNYKKLNLSDNYTKVTSLPIDLNICGYYSSKNNDKDNLLNKMAEDNLQNNNEIMEVEKKNIPKRTPSVRTQKCLNNGIDNIDNIRITSNSLENNSIQLNNNELFFDNNEQRKTVKTQDPSNNVLEMAIALENDIDLVVDEAIKQYKLRHDETGIVIDDDDDNAALKAMETIKNISLPKKQSRKVKNNASYELAQQWEINEITNFNKSNDDDNNDDVEKKEKEEKDGGSSPRRQRRFYNNPSYELAQQSDYIKIISTRQFKRMDACSELAEATSLTSADSMLSQIKKNSVIFSDSGKNDNNHNNYDETDIVPCLEKNPIDEKIKKTSIDNNINNKNNNNNNENNNNNSNNNNRQMSFLGNLYPNVNDNIRQDSTNCVENLNIEIIKMENPDDVVDDDDDKEKMEKEKKVVAVENHEKQHNSTELCETPTSTSDEINLHNNNIKKNTADDIILKEMSSIAAKRLAESSSINSLTNKDIPTISINERKEKKGGLGGFLQRFSKLRFSGRSKVPKSEINKTDVSNNKTKKYDYSAVKTEPDYIIIPLHPPVEDEKIKQEQDAFLKRPVDLERSASCLGKNGRPPVCSSKPPLPPQQQHQQHQHNLRGACAPSPSTRNNKTTGVTMNSRRRATTDLGNPIAIEMAKARTMQHHQNHQTWCDQQEQHHQQQQRPIGLLETDIDAEPTNDHQRSSSNSGEKKTQSLLNLNHTSRHHHHQDNTQDNINDNVLRVPSSSSGCRNSNDHCDHSGKINQRPHKSMEFLLDKENLHFVKPPENELQKVGERVPSEHELRVQRSLQRLNVPDWYKNSLTARDGGFRLKRHSDASQHGGWRSLGSKTTSLSSLSSSSNRQNTTGPLLSPSPTPPVFSRWSTSLLNSAGSSPANSARSSFNHRQPYLGWRSQERLANPRTPAERLAQGILPQLQTTKKNQQTSQQLEVRNSIKEVTSAIVHYVQSGHENSGGGGDGGVGEYDDGRLSPRPRPDEWDDRAGGKSMSPRGSVKLCWMESSFVGTRPVDSPETPISLPTDTECNAVGSDSCSCIVDTSTSELYLNLTPKKKNTSSDYNSMLNFNKNNGICPLSRNHHHQRLVQQRQHRGSGQSDEEDQVTRATAHLHNKPSPGSTTLEDVLDSLLGLPPTSRTPSPGPGGAIIHHYHHHHHHHHHNKITTTSTTTSSSSPSTTTTTTTTNNNKNGNSYNEVHQDLHDRRTIVR from the exons atgaataaaacacaagaaaatttatcaattactCCAATGGatgataatcaattaattcataGTAAAGAATCAGACCTAGTGAATGGGCCAAATCCTTGGCTGCCTGCATATGGCTTTCAACAAAGTCACTTTCAATCAtcagctgatgatgatgatgattcacgTACAAATG aaaGTACACTGGTGCAACAGGTTGATTTTTTGGAGACAATATTAGAAGAAACATCTGATGATTTACACAGTGATTCTGATAAAAGTGGTACAACTTATTGGTTTGGCTCTGATTCTGAAACTGAAAGTGTTATACATATTAAAACAGCTCAAAAAACAagtg aaacaaATGGAAGTCAAAGTGGTAGTGAATCCAACTCAGTTGTTCCTAAAAAACGtcgtagaaaaaataaacctgGTGATTTTGATAATCTTAATCTTATTGGTTGGGCATCACCACGTTCATCAaggtcatcatcatcaagatcaTCATCCTTAGTTCAATTTGAAACTCTTGAACGTACTTGTGCAACAGTTTCACCGTCTGGCTATAGTTATGAttcacttgaattatttacaaataatgctaatttacaaaatgataatacatCACCTGACAGTCTTGAAGCTGATGAAAATGATGTGTCAACAACACGTTTTGCCTTGAATATCAATAAACCAaatgattttacaaaaatacgtCCATATAAAAGTTTTGAGAGTCTTGATGtttgtcataaaaataataatgagctAATGAGtaacaatgatttttcatcattaatgtCACAAAAAACTAGTAATGATTTAAGAGGACGTCGGCAAAATAGTTggaatgataattatgatgatgaagataacGAGTATGAAGCTGACTCTGATGATCTTGACAATTCCAATCAAAACAGTcgtgtaaataattattacgatgatgatgatgatgaggatgatgaggatgatgatcGACCCCGGGTATTACAAGTAACATTTGGTGATTCTTATTCAACGTCCTTGGATTATCGTAATACAATTGATTTACGTGATATTggtattgaaaagaaaaagcCTGGTATAATATTGGACTTGGCACGCACACAAATTGGCTCGACGTCGTCGGGACTACATCAATCAATTCTAAATTTAGCTGCAGCAAGCAATATGGCGTCAAATGTAACATCATATAATCATCAACGTTATggacatcatcatcatcatcaccatcaccatcatcaccatcttcatcatcatcagcagcaCCACCACCATGACAACGATGATTACAACGACAATGAAGacgataatgataatgatgatgatcccCACTACCAAAAAAATGAGCTAGAACAAGATTGGTATacaagttattttaattttagaccACAAAGTTTGCCCAGTCTTGCGAGTGCTTTTAATGAGTTCACAAcacaaaataatactaaaaataattataaaaaattaaatttatctgataattatacaaaagTAACAAGTTTaccaattgatttaaatatatgtggttattattcaagtaaaaataatgataaagataatttattaaataaaatggctgaagataatttacaaaataataacgaaataatggaagttgaaaaaaaaaatattccaaaaaGAACACCATCAGTAAGAAcacaaaaatgtttaaataatggtattgataatattgataatattcgTATTACAAGCAattcattagaaaataatagtatacaattaaacaacaatgaattattttttgataataatgaacaaaGAAAAACAGTTAAAACTCAAGATCCAAGTAATAATGTATTGGAAATGGCAATTGCATTAGAAAATGACATTGATTTAGTTGTAGACGAGgctattaaacaatataaattgagACATGACGAAACAGGTATCgtcattgatgatgatgatgataatgctgCATTAAAAGCAATggaaacaattaaaaatatatcattgccaaaaaaacaatcaagaaAAGTCAAGAACAATGCTAGTTATGAGTTGGCCCAACAGTgggaaattaatgaaataactaattttaataaatcaaatgatgatgataataatgatgatgttgaaaaaaaagaaaaagaagaaaaagacgGAGGTTCTTCACCAAGAAGACAAAGACGCTTTTATAATAATCCAAGTTATGAATTGGCTCAACAAtctgattatataaaaataatttcaactcGTCAGTTTAAACGTATGGATGCTTGTAGCGAATTGGCTGAAGCAACATCGCTCACATCAGCCGACAGTATGCTGagtcagataaaaaaaaactcggtTATATTTTCAGATTCtggaaaaaatgataataatcataataattacgACGAGACTGATATTGTTCCCTGTTTGGAAAAAAATCccatagatgaaaaaattaaaaagacaagtattgacaataatattaataataaaaataataataataataatgaaaataataataataatagtaataataataatagacaaATGTCGTTTTTGGGTAATTTGTATCcaaatgttaatgataatattagaCAAGATTCAACAAAttgtgttgaaaatttaaacattgaaataataaaaatggaaaatcctgatgatgttgttgatgatgatgatgataaagaaaaaatggagAAGGAGAAAAAAGTAGTGGCGGTAGAAAATCATGAGAAACAACACAACAGTACAGAGTTGTGCGAGACACCGACAAGTACAagtgatgaaattaatttacataataataatataaaaaaaaatacagctgatgatattattttaaaagaaatgtcATCAATTGCAGCAAAACGTTTAGctgaatcatcatcaataaattcattgacaAATAAAGATATACcaacaatatcaattaatgaaagaaaagaaaaaaaaggtggTCTTGGTGGTTTTTTACAaagattttcaaaattaagaTTTAGTGGAAGAAGTAAAGTACCAAAATCAGAAATAAATAAGACTGATGTTTCTAAtaataagacaaaaaaatatgattattcaGCTGTTAAAACAGAACCagattatataataataccgTTGCATCCACCAGtggaagatgaaaaaattaaacaagaacaagatgcatttttaaaaagacCAGTTGATCTTGAACGAAGTGCCTCGTGTCTTGG aAAAAATGGGAGGCCGCCAGTATGCAGCAGTAAACCACCCTTGCCACCTCAACAGCAGCACCAGCAACATCAACATAATCTACGTGGCGCTTGTGCACCAAGTCCATCAACccgaaataataaaacaacggGCGTAACCATGAATTCGCGCCGGCGCGCAACAACTGATCTTGGCAATCCGATTGCGATTGAAATGGCGAAAGCTCGTACAAtgcaacatcatcaaaatcatcagACCTGGTGTGATCAACAagaacaacatcatcaacaacaacaacgtccAATTGGTCTTCTTGAAACTGATATTGATGCCGAACCTACAAACGATCATCAAAGATCATCAAGTAATTCcggcgaaaaaaaaactcaaagtttattaaatttaaatcatacatcacgtcatcatcatcatcaagacaaTACTCAAGATAACATCAATGACAACGTATTACGtgtaccatcatcatcatctggcTGTAGAAATTCAAATGATCACTGTGATCACagtggaaaaataaatcaacgaCCACATAAATCCATGGAGTTTTTgcttgataaagaaaatcTGCATTTTGTCAAg CCACCAGAGAATGAACTCCAAAAAGTTGGTGAACGTGTACCAAGTGAGCATGAATTGCGTGTTCAAAGATCATTGCAACGTTTGAACGTACCTGATTggtataaaaattcattaacagCACGTGATGGTGGTTTTAGATTAAAAAGACACTCAGATGCATCACAGCATGGTGGCTGGCGATCACTTGGATCAAAAACAACATCATTgtcttcattatcatcatcctCTAATCGTCAAAATACAACTG gtccTTTACTGAGTCCCAGTCCAACACCACCAGTATTTTCAAGATGGAGTACTAGTTTATTAAATAGTGCTGGTAGTTCACCAGCAAATTCAGCAAGATCGTCATTTAATCATCGACAACCATATCTTGGTTGGCGATCACAAGAACGTCTTGCTAATCCTCGAACACCAGCTGAACGTCTTGCTCAAGGTATACTTCCTCAGCTGCAAACAACTaaaaag AATCAGCAGACGAGTCAACAGCTTGAAGTTAGAAATTCAATAAAGGAAGTAACATCAGCAATAGTACACTATGTGCAAAGTGGCCACGAGaatagtggtggtggtggtgatggtggtgttgGTGAATATGATGATGGAAGATTGTCACCTCGGCCTCGACCCGACGAGTGGGACGACAGGGCTGGCGGAAAATCCATGAGCCCCAGAG gaaGCGTTAAATTGTGCTGGATGGAAAGCTCATTTGTTGGTACACGACCAGTTGATTCACCGGAAACACCAATAAGCCTTCCAACAGATACTGAATGTAATGCTGTTGGTAGTGATTCATGCAGCTGTATTGTTGATACATCAACATCTGAATTATATCTTAATttaacaccaaaaaaaaagaatacatcAAGTGATTATAATagtatgttaaattttaataaaaataatggtatTTGTCCATTATCGcgtaatcatcatcatcaacgaCTAGTGCAGCAACGACAACACCGCG GATCGGGACAGAGCGATGAAGAGGATCAAGTGACCAGAGCAACAGCTCATTTACATAATAAACCAAGTCCTGGTTCAACAACACTTGAGGATGTACTTGACTCACTTCTTGGTCTACCACCAACATCACGTACACCAAGTCCTGGCCCTGGTGGAGCAATTATTcatcactatcatcatcatcatcatcatcatcaccataataaaataacaacaacatcaacaacaacatcatcatcatcaccatcaacaacgacaacaacaacaacaacaaataataataaaaatggaaatagCTACAATGAAGTACATCAAGACCTCCACGATAGGAGGACTAT AGTTCGCTAA